GCTTAGATTTTAAGATAGAAGTCAAGAGAATTTAACAATTTCTTTCAAAATGGGGAACATCAATAAAGCTTTTGAAATTACCGCCCCAACGATTAAGAGTATTTAAGCTCTCCCAATAATTGCCAATATCTTGTAATTCTAGCTTTGATTGTAACCAGACGTTATTTTTAAATATATGTAAATCTATCGCACATCTTTTTAAGTGATTAGAATTCATAGTTTTACTTTTACCACTATTATAATAAATTTCTTGCTGGGCTTGTGTCCTTTCTAATTCGCCACCCCTTACAGAGTATCCATTAGAATGAAGATAATTTAAAAGTTTTTCAACATCTTTCATAAAAGCTTCTTGATGTTCGCCAAGTGTCATATTAATCCCTTTCTATCCTTTTATCTAAAGCTTTATCAATTTTTGAATA
This portion of the Campylobacter concisus genome encodes:
- a CDS encoding M15 family metallopeptidase, producing MTLGEHQEAFMKDVEKLLNYLHSNGYSVRGGELERTQAQQEIYYNSGKSKTMNSNHLKRCAIDLHIFKNNVWLQSKLELQDIGNYWESLNTLNRWGGNFKSFIDVPHFERNC